The following are encoded together in the Macrobrachium nipponense isolate FS-2020 chromosome 14, ASM1510439v2, whole genome shotgun sequence genome:
- the LOC135226556 gene encoding endothelial lipase-like isoform X1, whose protein sequence is MGRLPLICMLMVLWRIVEPQRLFAQRIPPIEDVGFCECQLLPGLPGGTRSLLQLPKFGITFTLFTPSPAGSAGVPISVGETRVLSEAGFNANLPLTVITHGWTESTADTDWIRDLTKALQAKAPMNILLVDWSNFSRLDYTTAAFHTALVGRRLAEFLTFIQRSYPGFTGNQVHLIGFSMGAHVSGVAGHLFPGIARITGLDPAGPNFECVTDSLRLDPSDARFVDNVHTNSGCAVTGHIGYTTPHGHLDFYVNGGGEQPGCRPLIGEFIFDSLLLRWPNICHHTRAIKHYIDSINAGSPIFGFQCKDYKTYQTGACQNNMRSVFGYHASPEGLPVGSGSIPLFLSVQVWRRCRGKGRRTTEFNSPFWFGNLILSSLTAD, encoded by the exons ATGGGGCGTCTGCCGCTGATTTGCATGTTGATGGTGCTCTGGAGGATCGTGGAGCCTCAGCGGCTGTTCGCCCAAAGGATTCCGCCAA TCGAGGATGTCGGTTTCTGCGAGTGTCAGCTTCTGCCGGGACTTCCTGGAGGGACGAGGAGCCTTCTGCAGCTGCCCAAGTTCGGCATCACTTTTACTCTGTTTACACC TTCGCCGGCTGGATCAGCAGGGGTGCCAATATCTGTGGGTGAAACGAGAGTGCTAAGTGAAGCAGGGTTCAACGCTAATCTTCCCTTGACTGTCATAACGCATGGCTGGACGGAAAGTACCGCCGATACAGACTGGATTCGCGATCTCACGAAAGCTCTGCAAGCTAAG GCGCCCATGAACATCCTCTTGGTTGACTGGTCGAATTTTTCGAGGCTTGACTACACCACGGCAGCCTTCCACACGGCTCTCGTTGGGAGGAGACTGGCAGAGTTTCTCACCTTCATACAG AGATCCTATCCAGGATTCACTGGCAATCAAGTTCACCTCATCGGATTCAGTATGGGGGCCCACGTCTCTGGAGTTGCTGGTCACCTGTTCCCAGGCATCGCCAGAATCACAG GACTTGACCCAGCTGGTCCAAACTTCGAGTGTGTCACTGACAGCCTGCGTTTGGATCCCAGCGACGCCAGATTTGTAGACAACGTCCACACGAATTCCGGGTGCGCAGTGACAGGACACATCGGATACACGACCCCTCATGGTCACCTGGACTTCTACGTCAACGGAGGTGGAGAGCAGCCCGGTTGCCGTCCCCTCATTGGAGAGTTCATTTTCGACTCTCTTCTCTTAC gttggCCAAACATCTGCCACCACACCCGCGCAATTAAGCACTACATCGATTCCATCAATGCCGGGTCACCGATCTTCGGCTTCCAGTGCAAGGACTACAAGACCTACCAG ACTGGCGCCTGCCAAAATAACATGCGGTCCGTCTTCGGCTACCACGCGTCGCCAGAAGGTTTGCCAGTAGGAAGCGGCTccattcctttattcctcagtgtTCAG GTGTGGAGACGATGCAGAGGCAAGGGACGTCGGACCACAGAATTCAATTCCCCATTCTGGTTTGGGAATCTCATACTCTCCAGTCTAACAGCTGACTAG
- the LOC135226556 gene encoding endothelial lipase-like isoform X2, which yields MGRLPLICMLMVLWRIVEPQRLFAQRIPPIEDVGFCECQLLPGLPGGTRSLLQLPKFGITFTLFTPSPAGSAGVPISVGETRVLSEAGFNANLPLTVITHGWTESTADTDWIRDLTKALQAKAPMNILLVDWSNFSRLDYTTAAFHTALVGRRLAEFLTFIQRSYPGFTGNQVHLIGFSMGAHVSGVAGHLFPGIARITGLDPAGPNFECVTDSLRLDPSDARFVDNVHTNSGCAVTGHIGYTTPHGHLDFYVNGGGEQPGCRPLIGEFIFDSLLLRWPNICHHTRAIKHYIDSINAGSPIFGFQCKDYKTYQTGACQNNMRSVFGYHASPEGLPVGSGSIPLFLSVQSGFF from the exons ATGGGGCGTCTGCCGCTGATTTGCATGTTGATGGTGCTCTGGAGGATCGTGGAGCCTCAGCGGCTGTTCGCCCAAAGGATTCCGCCAA TCGAGGATGTCGGTTTCTGCGAGTGTCAGCTTCTGCCGGGACTTCCTGGAGGGACGAGGAGCCTTCTGCAGCTGCCCAAGTTCGGCATCACTTTTACTCTGTTTACACC TTCGCCGGCTGGATCAGCAGGGGTGCCAATATCTGTGGGTGAAACGAGAGTGCTAAGTGAAGCAGGGTTCAACGCTAATCTTCCCTTGACTGTCATAACGCATGGCTGGACGGAAAGTACCGCCGATACAGACTGGATTCGCGATCTCACGAAAGCTCTGCAAGCTAAG GCGCCCATGAACATCCTCTTGGTTGACTGGTCGAATTTTTCGAGGCTTGACTACACCACGGCAGCCTTCCACACGGCTCTCGTTGGGAGGAGACTGGCAGAGTTTCTCACCTTCATACAG AGATCCTATCCAGGATTCACTGGCAATCAAGTTCACCTCATCGGATTCAGTATGGGGGCCCACGTCTCTGGAGTTGCTGGTCACCTGTTCCCAGGCATCGCCAGAATCACAG GACTTGACCCAGCTGGTCCAAACTTCGAGTGTGTCACTGACAGCCTGCGTTTGGATCCCAGCGACGCCAGATTTGTAGACAACGTCCACACGAATTCCGGGTGCGCAGTGACAGGACACATCGGATACACGACCCCTCATGGTCACCTGGACTTCTACGTCAACGGAGGTGGAGAGCAGCCCGGTTGCCGTCCCCTCATTGGAGAGTTCATTTTCGACTCTCTTCTCTTAC gttggCCAAACATCTGCCACCACACCCGCGCAATTAAGCACTACATCGATTCCATCAATGCCGGGTCACCGATCTTCGGCTTCCAGTGCAAGGACTACAAGACCTACCAG ACTGGCGCCTGCCAAAATAACATGCGGTCCGTCTTCGGCTACCACGCGTCGCCAGAAGGTTTGCCAGTAGGAAGCGGCTccattcctttattcctcagtgtTCAG AGCGGTTTCTTCTAA